A genomic window from Candidatus Omnitrophota bacterium includes:
- a CDS encoding glycosyltransferase: MKNILYITYDGLLDPVAKSQVLPYLSGLSKKGFLVSVISFEKENRTRTGKDADRTRADLERNNVFWKALKYHKSPPVPATIFDIITGFYSALSGPRRDDLGLIHARGYIPALLGVSLKWVSGKKLIFDMRGFWPDEKVDAKAWREDSPIYALFKKIERMLINRSDEIVVLTVAAEKYLRKDFPGAAISVIPCCVDTGLFAPKPRGDIIPDKAKDRFILIYLGSTGTFYDLDGMALFFKALKNKNHKAYFWLVTNSAVKDVEGVMFGHGIDRNDFAVTNLDYRDIPSALSGSDLSIMFYKRRLSSRGCSPIKFAESLSCGLPVVINSGIGDTEEFINKEKVGVIADVSSPGGVEKAVEKASELLSEGEDLSKRCRFAAEKYFSLEYAVDKYSMIYRRLL, translated from the coding sequence ATGAAGAACATCCTGTATATAACTTATGACGGATTATTGGACCCGGTCGCGAAATCCCAGGTCTTGCCGTACCTGTCGGGATTGTCGAAAAAGGGATTTCTTGTTTCCGTCATCAGTTTTGAGAAGGAAAACAGGACAAGAACAGGAAAAGACGCTGACAGGACAAGGGCGGACCTGGAAAGAAATAACGTTTTTTGGAAAGCGTTAAAATACCACAAATCCCCGCCGGTCCCCGCGACTATTTTTGATATTATAACGGGTTTTTATTCGGCATTGTCGGGTCCCCGCAGGGACGATCTTGGGCTCATACACGCCAGGGGATACATTCCGGCCCTGTTGGGGGTTTCACTGAAATGGGTCAGCGGTAAAAAACTTATATTCGACATGCGGGGCTTTTGGCCGGACGAGAAAGTCGACGCGAAGGCCTGGAGGGAAGACAGCCCGATCTACGCTTTATTCAAGAAGATCGAAAGGATGCTCATAAACAGAAGCGACGAGATCGTTGTCTTGACCGTGGCCGCAGAAAAATACCTGAGGAAGGATTTCCCCGGGGCCGCAATTTCGGTAATCCCGTGCTGTGTAGATACCGGGCTCTTTGCGCCGAAACCGCGGGGGGATATCATACCCGATAAGGCAAAAGACAGGTTCATTTTGATATATTTAGGCAGCACGGGGACCTTTTATGATCTGGACGGGATGGCCCTATTTTTTAAGGCCTTAAAAAACAAGAATCATAAGGCCTATTTCTGGCTGGTCACGAACTCGGCGGTCAAAGATGTCGAAGGCGTCATGTTTGGACACGGTATAGACAGGAATGATTTTGCGGTAACCAATTTAGATTACAGGGATATCCCGTCTGCCTTATCAGGCTCGGACCTGTCCATAATGTTCTATAAACGCCGGCTTTCCTCTCGGGGTTGTTCCCCCATAAAGTTTGCCGAAAGCTTGTCTTGCGGCTTGCCCGTAGTCATTAATTCCGGAATCGGCGATACGGAGGAGTTCATAAACAAAGAAAAAGTAGGCGTGATCGCGGATGTTTCAAGCCCCGGAGGGGTCGAAAAGGCCGTCGAAAAAGCATCGGAATTATTATCGGAAGGGGAAGACCTCAGTAAAAGATGCAGGTTTGCGGCGGAAAAATATTTTTCACTCGAATATGCAGTTGATAAGTACAGCATGATTTATCGAAGGTTATTGTGA
- a CDS encoding glycosyltransferase family 4 protein: MRILFWVPYPHEGASNRYRIEQYLPYLKKEGISADIHPFWNSAAFKVLYEKGNYLTKIFFFLTGTAYRFLDIFRLPRYDVVFIHREAFPLGSCFFESVVSFVRKPVIFDFDDAIFLPFTSPQNNFVEKYKKPQKIAKIVELSDYVIAGNDYLAEFALRHNRYVSVIPTPVDLDKYYPAARDIREKVVVGWIGSVTTMDFLRPMAGVFAKLSERFPNVEFKIVGGDLDNGKIPGVICVPWSLEEELSQLRTFDIGIMPMPDNEWTRGKCGFKAILYMSMAIPSVCSPVGMNKEIIADGVNGFLAYDEDQWLKKLTLLIEDSGLRKRTGIEAKKTVEERYSVKVNAPKFIAVLKEAYNKNRQGQI, translated from the coding sequence ATGAGGATATTATTTTGGGTCCCATATCCGCACGAGGGAGCAAGCAACAGGTATAGGATAGAGCAGTACCTCCCTTATTTAAAAAAGGAAGGCATATCCGCCGACATCCATCCCTTTTGGAACAGCGCCGCATTCAAGGTTTTATATGAAAAGGGGAACTATTTAACGAAAATATTTTTCTTTTTAACGGGGACAGCCTACCGCTTTCTGGACATATTCCGGCTGCCCCGGTACGACGTCGTTTTTATACACAGAGAGGCTTTTCCGCTCGGCAGCTGTTTCTTCGAATCGGTTGTGAGTTTTGTCAGAAAACCGGTAATATTCGATTTTGATGACGCAATATTCCTGCCTTTTACCAGCCCGCAGAATAATTTTGTAGAAAAGTACAAAAAACCGCAGAAAATAGCCAAGATAGTGGAACTTAGCGACTACGTGATAGCCGGAAATGACTATCTGGCCGAATTTGCGCTGCGCCATAACCGGTATGTTTCCGTGATACCCACTCCCGTCGATCTGGATAAGTATTATCCGGCCGCCAGGGACATCCGGGAAAAAGTGGTCGTTGGCTGGATAGGCAGCGTCACAACGATGGATTTCTTAAGACCGATGGCCGGCGTATTTGCGAAGTTATCGGAGCGGTTTCCCAATGTCGAATTTAAGATAGTCGGCGGGGATCTCGATAACGGTAAAATTCCGGGCGTGATCTGCGTGCCATGGTCGCTTGAAGAAGAATTAAGCCAATTGAGGACGTTTGATATAGGGATAATGCCCATGCCGGATAACGAATGGACAAGAGGGAAATGCGGGTTTAAGGCTATCCTGTATATGAGCATGGCAATACCTTCGGTATGCTCTCCGGTGGGCATGAACAAGGAGATAATAGCGGACGGGGTTAACGGTTTCTTGGCTTATGACGAAGATCAATGGCTAAAAAAACTCACTCTATTGATCGAAGACTCCGGGCTTAGGAAGAGAACGGGGATTGAAGCGAAAAAGACGGTGGAAGAAAGATATTCGGTTAAGGTAAATGCGCCTAAATTTATAGCTGTTTTAAAAGAAGCTTATAATAAAAACAGGCAGGGCCAAATATAA
- a CDS encoding glycosyltransferase family 39 protein, with amino-acid sequence MNKIAIFAYILLGIALGFILTFYTAGLFVLSLFLASLLVIKLFVRKESSGFLIKLFIISFILRAVMCLVNYNVGLEPPFWGGDTQPDAAVYNVNAFYIAHLLKDNPAEESLARARDPFLDRMLDKTRYFHDNRLPDLGGYQFDSNVFGLGVLYAWLGYAPVAAKMTNSLICCLSIILVYLISRRLFGEEKPSRIAAVIFAFFPSIFYWSVTGLRDSVSNFLLLAYLLFLVKLIAEKKFKYIFWALFFIYLSNLFRTKLSISLLAGLGVVSVFSLLKALKVGKNTILRVSLIFAVYFILVFVFADRTVITSKIVNTANFIARVNLAQVVSEGAFHPSQTNYRIYSDLVYQQGKLTPGDVFSFGYLATILKAILYFFFAPFPFGNWTLSFLPFYPQVIYWYLMAPFAVRGWLLFLKKDKYASLAVTALLLILILPAALFESNIGTAFRHKDMFMPVAFMFAAYALTRQQAVNRC; translated from the coding sequence TTGAATAAAATAGCGATATTTGCATATATTTTACTGGGGATCGCCCTCGGCTTTATTTTGACGTTTTATACCGCCGGTTTATTCGTTCTATCCCTTTTTTTGGCGTCACTGCTCGTAATAAAACTGTTTGTTAGAAAGGAATCTTCAGGTTTCCTGATAAAACTTTTCATCATAAGTTTTATCCTCAGGGCGGTAATGTGCCTGGTCAATTATAATGTAGGCCTCGAGCCTCCTTTCTGGGGAGGAGATACCCAGCCTGACGCCGCAGTCTACAACGTTAACGCTTTTTATATCGCTCATTTGCTGAAGGATAATCCCGCGGAAGAAAGTCTTGCCAGGGCCAGGGACCCGTTCTTGGACAGGATGCTTGATAAGACGCGATACTTCCATGACAACAGGCTGCCTGACCTCGGCGGATACCAATTCGACAGCAATGTTTTTGGGTTGGGGGTTTTGTATGCGTGGCTCGGCTATGCGCCGGTCGCGGCTAAAATGACCAACAGCCTTATTTGCTGCTTAAGCATTATTCTCGTGTATTTGATCTCCCGCCGGCTCTTTGGAGAGGAGAAGCCCTCGCGTATCGCCGCCGTCATTTTTGCGTTCTTCCCGTCTATTTTCTACTGGTCTGTCACGGGTTTACGCGACAGCGTCAGTAATTTTTTGCTTTTGGCTTATTTATTATTCCTTGTCAAACTGATCGCGGAAAAGAAGTTTAAATATATATTCTGGGCCCTGTTTTTTATATATTTATCGAACCTCTTCAGGACTAAGTTATCAATATCATTATTGGCAGGATTGGGCGTGGTTTCTGTATTCAGCCTTCTAAAAGCGCTTAAGGTAGGGAAAAACACTATTCTAAGGGTATCTTTGATCTTCGCCGTATATTTTATCTTAGTGTTTGTATTTGCGGATAGGACCGTGATAACCTCAAAGATCGTAAATACCGCTAATTTCATAGCCCGTGTTAACCTTGCCCAGGTCGTTTCTGAGGGGGCATTCCATCCTTCTCAGACAAATTACAGGATATATTCAGATCTGGTTTACCAGCAGGGTAAGCTGACGCCCGGAGACGTCTTTTCTTTCGGATACCTGGCGACTATCCTAAAAGCGATCTTATATTTTTTCTTTGCGCCGTTCCCGTTCGGGAACTGGACCTTGAGCTTCCTGCCTTTTTATCCGCAGGTCATTTATTGGTATTTAATGGCCCCGTTCGCCGTAAGGGGATGGCTGCTTTTCTTAAAGAAAGATAAATATGCCTCGCTTGCCGTCACGGCTTTACTCTTGATACTTATCCTGCCTGCCGCTCTTTTCGAAAGCAATATAGGGACTGCTTTCCGGCATAAGGATATGTTTATGCCTGTCGCTTTCATGTTCGCGGCTTATGCCCTTACAAGACAGCAGGCGGTCAATCGCTGCTAA